In Pseudoliparis swirei isolate HS2019 ecotype Mariana Trench chromosome 9, NWPU_hadal_v1, whole genome shotgun sequence, a genomic segment contains:
- the arhgef19 gene encoding rho guanine nucleotide exchange factor 19, with protein sequence MSCCRAGQLSCVCSAMLPGYGLSPFPDFQPHLHAFRCRGEGPSMWIAGSGESPAPSEAPEDRPLLHPCLHEHDAVCQQETLAFIELQPPPATPKLNGLVIDTETRCTPPPPPPLNGFTHTLNELNSNSSEPECHNGVRRTSLQEQTERPGAVTTVCRPLHAALSLPLTFPLSCLRADRNSWESRLRCSSSSPELPVFQSPDACQLQRRTSQGSVKEKSIRRKMQVYSPDGQSDESLGSPILDADYIFPGPFASFLEEDLSGLSSLEADSRPSSTDGVTDVPNFCRDDIFNLPEEPLQIIEDSMAAGEDVGGSGETSSGGGAAAGGSFLSRGRHGDQERRRFSASELISRLQLSQRKSSFALKLGKSLSARVASRDRQGSVGLSPNAADPKSTYRHRSTGGSGDGAPHSSVVPAPPPPSGDNGLPLHRWSTKLGMRNKSIEEDFCTLPTVASSNRLSRFLPSSILYQEYSDVAINREIQRQQGKEPGTEEEGLRDECSDGTPSPSNLSPSSSFRSSRGSAFALWQDIPDVRTSGQLDNFSNEERKLQEAKFELVTSEASYIRSLTIAVDHFMLSQELAECLGAQDKQWLFSKLPEVKGVSERFLQDLEHRLEEDILRFDVCDIVLEHCPALRRVYLPYVTNQAYQEQTYQRLLHESPRFPGILARLEEDPICQRLPLTSFLILPFQRITRLKMLVENILKRTTPGSRDEDTATKAFNELKKIIKECNSSVQSMKRMEELIHLNKKITFEGKIFPLISQSRWLVKHGDLLEVDTQTMSISGSKLKLPTKPVYLHLFNDCLLLSRRKDTWKFMVFVHAKIGELKVKDLSQKLQGISGFIFHLQLCEGRQLKHQILLKSHTESGKQRWITAMFPSDPLEDIEQASENDDISQVQCIKSYQAQEHDELTLEKADILHAKTITSDGWVEGIRLSDGERGWFPKTYVEEITSRSARLRNLRENIRIKCVTQKLEGED encoded by the exons ATGAGTTGCTGCAGAGCGGGGCAG cTCTCATGTGTTTGCTCTGCCATGCTTCCTGGGTATGGACTCTCGCCTTTTCCTGACTTCCAACCCCACCTTCACGCGTTCCGCTGCCGAGGAGAAGGTCCCAGCATGTGGATCGCTGGCTCAGGCGAGTCCCCGGCTCCGAGCGAGGCCCCGGAGGACCGGCCTCTCCTCCACCCGTGCCTCCACGAGCACGACGCCGTGTGCCAGCAGGAGACGTTGGCTTTCATCGAGCTGCAACCGCCGCCGGCGACCCCGAAACTGAACGGTCTCGTTATCGACACGGAGACGCGatgcacgccgccgccgccgccgcccttgAACGGCTTCACGCACACACTGAACGAACTGAACTCGAACTCCTCTGAGCCCGAATGCCACAATGGCGTCCGCAGGACTTCTTTGCAGGAGCAGACGGAGAGACCCGGCGCCGTGACGACGGTGTGCCGTCCTCTCCACGCCGCTCTCAGCCTCCCGCTGACGTTCCCGCTGTCCTGTTTGCGCGCCGACAGAAACTCCTGGGAATCTCGGCTGCGCTGCTCCTCGTCCTCGCCTGAACTCCCCGTGTTTCAGAGCCCGGACGCCTGCCAGCTGCAGAGGAGGACGTCACAAGGTTCAGTGAAAGAGAAGTCTATCC GGCGGAAGATGCAGGTTTATTCGCCGGACGGCCAGAGCGACGAATCTCTCGGCAGCCCGATCCTGGACGCGGACTACATCTTCCCGGGACCGTTTGCATctttcctggaggaggacctcAGCGGATTATCCTCCCTGGAGGCCGATTCGAGGCCTTCGTCCACAGACGGTGTCACCGATGTCCCGAACTTCTGCCGCGATGATATTTTCAATCTCCCCGAGGAGCCGCTGCAGATAATAGAGGACTCGATGGCGGCGGGGGAAGACGTCGGAGGGAGCGGAGAGACGTCGAGCGGCGGCGGTGCCGCGGCGGGGGGGAGCTTTTTGTCCCGCGGCCGTCACGGGGATCAAGAGCGGCGGCGCTTCTCGGCCTCGGAACTGATATCGAGGCTGCAGCTCTCTCAGAGGAAGAGCTCCTTCGCCTTGAAGCTGGGGAAGTCGCTGTCGGCGCGGGTCGCCTCCAGAGACAGGCAAGGCTCCGTCGGCCTCAGCCCCAACGCCGCCGACC CTAAGTCCACCTACAGGCACCGCAGTACCGGAGGCTCTGGTGACGGCGCCCCCCACAGCTCCGTCGTACCCGCGCCTCCTCCGCCCAGCGGGGACAACGGCCTGCCTTTGCATCGATGGAGCACAAAACTCGG aATGAGAAATAAATCCATTGAGGAGGACTTCTGTACACTTCCAACTGTTGCGAGTTCAAATCGGTTATCGCGCTTTTTGCCTAGTT CTATTCTGTACCAGGAATACAGCGACGTGGCCATCAACAGAGAGATCCAGAGGCAGCAAGGGAAGGAGCCGGGCACcgaggaggaggggctccggGACGAGTGTTCGGACGGGACCCCGTCTCCCTCCAACCTGTCTCCGTCCAGCTCCTTCCGCTCGTCGCGGGGCTCGGCCTTCGCGCTGTGGCAGGACATCCCCGACGTCCGGACCAGCGGCCAGCTCGACAACTTCAGCAACGAGGAACGGAAACTACAGGAG GCGAAGTTCGAGCTGGTGACGTCCGAGGCGTCCTACATTCGTAGCTTGACGATCGCGGTGGACCACTTCATGTTGTCGCAGGAGCTCGCCGAGTGTCTCGGCGCTCAGGACAAGCAGTGGCTGTTCTCCAAGCTGCCTGAGGTCAAAGGTGTCAGTGAGAG GTTCCTTCAGGACCTGGAGCACCGGCTGGAGGAAGACATTCTGCGCTTCGACGTGTGCGACATCGTCCTGGAGCACTGCCCGGCTCTGCGAAGGGTTTATTTACCTTACGTCACCAACCAGGCGTACCAGGAGCAGACGTACCAGCGTTTGCT GCACGAGAGCCCTCGTTTCCCCGGCATCCTGGCTCGTCTGGAGGAGGACCCCATCTGCCAAAGACTTCCGCTGACCTCTTTTCTGATCCTGCCGTTTCAGAGGATCACGCGGCTCAAGATGCTGGTGGAG AACATTTTAAAGAGGACGACTCCAGGCTCCCGAGATGAGGACACCGCCACGAAGGCTTTCAATGAGCTAAAAAAG ATCATCAAAGAATGTAACTCCAGTGTGCAGTCAATGAAGAGGATGGAGGAACTTATTCACCTCAATAAGAAAATCACTTTCGAGGGAAAG ATCTTTCCTCTGATCTCTCAGTCCCGCTGGCTGGTGAAGCACGGCGACCTCCTGGAAGTGGACACGCAGACGATGAGCATCTCTGGGTCGAAGCTCAAGCTGCCCACCAAGCCGGTGTACCTCCACCTGTTCAACGACTGTCTGCTGCTGTCCCGGAGGAAGGA tacGTGGAAGTTCATGGTGTTTGTGCACGCCAAGATCGGAGAGCTGAAAGTGAAGGACCTCAGTCAGAAGCTGCAGGGCATCTCCGGCTTCATCTTCCACTTGCAGCTGTGTGAAGGCCGGCAGCTCAAACACCAGATCCTCCTCAAGTCGCACACCGA GAGCGGGAAGCAGAGATGGAtcacagccatgtttccgtctgATCCGCTCGAAGACATCGAGCAGGCCAGTGAGAACGACG ATATATCCCAGGTTCAGTGCATCAAAAGCTATCAGGCCCAAGAGCATGACGAGTTGACGCTGGAGAAGGCCGACATTCTCCACGCCAAGACCATAACGAGTGACG GCTGGGTGGAAGGCATCCGACTGTCCGACGGGGAACGGGGCTGGTTCCCCAAAACCTACGTGGAAGAAATCACAAGTCGCAGCGCTCGCCTCCGCAACCTGCGGGAAAACATCCGCATCAAGTGTGTCACGCAGAAACTGGAGGGGGAAGACTAA
- the LOC130199038 gene encoding uncharacterized protein LOC130199038, protein MYGEIIHSSLVTLYNDYTQGILPLSGLSLEAVSVDPKAPHSPHMFEISGPTVDSKVFICASAAELQRWMQHIEDRKYKSMAQPMSPSHCALSYLLPCDEHWKREELKKYLLQAPIWQWEGSPIQHMGQPGYISIVHIINTQRRGLQERLMVLFPQDVLLLSVDNKRLNIRYEPDRNRPVPVSRSAPPLMPKLQRSRKESQEAVTPAGQRHITGRS, encoded by the exons ATGTATGGAGAGATCATCCACTCCTCTCTGGTGACGCTCTACAACGATTACACACAG GGCATCCTTCCCCTTTCTGGACTTTCCTTGGAAGCGGTCTCCGTGGACCCTAAAGCGCCACATTCGCCGCACATGTTTGAGATCAGCG GGCCAACGGTGGACTCCAAGGTCTTCATATGCGCCAGCGCTGCAGAGCTACAGAGATGGATGCAACACATAGAAGACAGGAAGTACAAGTCAATGGCTCAACCCATGAGTCCCTCCCACTGCGCCCTCTCCTATCTT TTACCCTGTGATGAGCATTGGAAAAGAGAAGAACTGAAAAAGTACTTACTGCAAGCTCCCATTTGGCAGTGGGAGGGCTCGCCGATACAGCACATGGGTCAGCCGGGGTACATATCCATCGTCCACATCATCAACACACAGAGACGG GGCCTCCAGGAGAGACTGATGGTTCTCTTCCCTCAAGacgtcctgctgctgtcagttgacAACAAGCGTCTGAATATAAGATATGAG CCGGACAGAAACCGCCCCGTTCCTGTGAGTCGCAGCGCACCTCCACTCATGCCAAAGCTGcagaggagcaggaaggagTCCCAGGAAGCCGTGACGCCAGCCGGCCAACGCCACATCACCGGCCGCAGCTGA